Sequence from the Aromatoleum petrolei genome:
GCCACGCGATCTGGGAGAGGTGAAACAGTACGACCTTGGGCTGGGTGAGGAGGCGCTCGGTGAGCGTGAAACTGCGGGTCGCGTAGCCCGACAGCGCCCACTGGCTGACCGGCCCCTTGAAGGCGAGGTCGGCGAGAAGTGCGAGTGCGGCGCATGCTGGGATGGCCAGCAGCAGTATTTCGCGCCGACCGCGGAAGAGCCTGGCTTCGTCGTGCAGGAGGAGCAGTTCGGCCATCAGCAGGAGGATGGGCGTGATCCAGGCATTTTCCTTCGACAGCGCGGCAAGGGCGAGACTGAGTGCGGACAGGGCCCACCACGTCCGTTTGGCGCGCGTTGACGTCCGGCCCTTCAGGTAGGCGCAGACGCATAGGATCGAGAACAACGCGGCCAATTCGGTCATGCGCTGGACGATGTAGCTCACCGCCTGCACGTGGATTGGTTGAGCGGCCCACCACAGGGCAGCCGCGCTGCAGACGACGACCGTGCGCAGCGTCGTGGGGTGTCCCTTGGCAAATACTTGCAGCAGCAGCGCAAACACCGCCCAGGCCGTCAGGAGGTGAAGAAACAGATTGGTGATGAGGAAAGGACTCGCGTTGCCGCCGCCGCGCCACCAATCGATGGCGAAACTGATGGAGGGAACGGGGCGAAGTGCCAGATAGGCCCCGCGCGCGGCGTCGATGAGTGCTCCGACACTCAGATGCGCCATGTGCAGTGAGGCATTGTCAAGAATGTTCGGCCAGTCGTCGAAATGAAAGCTGTTTCGGCCTATATCCTGGTATGCAAGAAGGACGAGGACGGTCAGTGCTAGTAGCGCGACCAGGAAATGGCCAGGTGTTGCGGCACGAGCTGGCGTGGCGGGGGAAATGTCGGATGGCAAGGCGGCGTGCTCGATCATGGTGGTCGGCGCTTACTCGGTGCAGTCCCTGGCAACACCCAGGCGGCAGGCGCGAAGTCGGGCTGCTGCAGCGTCGGCCTGGCGTCCGTGCGTTGCGTAAATTCTCGCAAGATAGTGCCAGGCGATGGACTCGCGCGGGGAGAGCCTGACGGCCTTTTCAAAGTCTGGAAGCGCAGCTGCCGCTTTACCGCGCAGGTAGTTGGTCGTGCCCCGATTCGTCCAGGCGGGTGCGTATTCGGGATCGGTTTCGATCGCGCGGTCGAAATCGCTTGCGGCGAGTTCGAATTCGCCGGCCCGCAGGTGCACGAGGCCCCGGTTGTTGTACCCGAGGACCTGATTCGGAAACAGGCGAATCGTCTCTTCGTACACGGCGAGGGCCTGGTCGCGCAGGCCCATCGCTTCGAGCAGGACGCCGCGGTTGACGAAGGGGTAGCCATCGCCCCAGCGGGGCTCGATCTGGTTGGCGCGGTCGATTGCCTGTCTGGCGAGCTCGAGATTTCCCTGTTCCAGGTACTTCAGGCCGAGCTCATTCCAGACCCGTACGGAGTTGGGGGCGTGCCGTGTGGAGTTTTCCAGCAGGCTGATCTCGCTGCGCCAGTGCGGCAGTCGCTGCTGGGTCGACCAGATGCCGAAGGTGGTGGCGAACGCGACCGCCGCACAGGCGGGGAGGAAGGTGCGGCCAGGTGTTCGTGCGAGCCCGAATGCGATCAGGCCGGCAACGCCGACGGAGGGGAGGTACATGCGGTGCTCGAAGACAAGCTCGAGCGGAACGACCGTGCTTTCGATCAGCAGCGTGACGGGCACCCAGAGCACGAAAAAGGCGGCCAGCCGGGTACTGCGCTGGAATGCCAGCCAGATGCCGCTTAATGTCCACGCGAGCACGGCGCCCATGGGCAGCCAGAACTGGGGGGAGGCTGCGGAGCGGACGATTTCAATGTCGTGGTCGAGCGAGAAGCGGTCAGGGAGCGGCCACATGAGCTGAGAGAAATGGAACAGGACCACCTTGGGCTGGGTGAGCAGGCGCTCAGTGAGGGTGAAGTCCCTCCATGCGTAGCCGTGCAGGATCCATTCGCTGAACGGGCCGTCGACGAGCAGGGCAGCAAGGCCAAGGAATCCGAGGGCGACCGGCAAGGCCAGCAATCCTTTGTCCAGCCGGCTGCGCACGAGGTCCGAGTGCTGGCGAAGCACGAGGAATTCGGCCATCAGCATGAGCGCGGGCGAGATCCAGGCATTCTGCTTGGACAGCGCGCCGAGCATGAGGGACAGGAGCGGCAGGAGGGACAGCCCCCACCAAGGCGTGCGTCCGCGCCGGGCGGTGCGTCCCTGCACATAGGCCCAGACGCTGAGCACGGAGAACAGGGCCGCTAGTTCGGTCATGCGCTGCACCACGTAGCTCACTGCCTGAACATGGATCGGCTGCGCCAGCCACCACGCCGCGGCAAGCCCGGCCGCGATGATTCTCCGCAGCGGTGCGTGGTCCGCGTTGGCCTTACCCAACGTTTGAAGCAGGAATGCAAACACGGCAATGCCGGTCGCGCCGTGCAGTACGAGGTTCGTGACGAGAAAGTGTGCGGCGCGATCGCCTCCCCCGCGCCACCAGTCGATCGCAAACGTGATCGAGGCGATGGGGCGATGCGGGAGGGAAGCCCCCCGGGCTGCATCGAGCAGGCCGGCCAAGGTGAAGTCGTCGAGCTGGAGTGCCGGATTCAGGAGGATGTTATGCCAGTCGTCGAAATGGAAGCTGTTCGCCTCAATGCCGTGATAGGCGGCAAGGGTCACGGCGATGAGCAGCACGGCGACAATCGCGCGGGGAAGCAGGGACGACTCGGCTGTCTTCGGTAGAGGCACGGCGTTGGCGCAAAAGGGGGTGATTCGACGGGCGCGGCGTTAGTTTAAGCGGCGAATGTCAAAAGCAAGCATCGTTCCCGATTCGTGAGGATTAGCATGAATCGTGCTTGTGATGTCGGGGGGCGCTATCATTGTCGCTTCAATGACGAGGTAATGGCGGCGGCCCTGCCCGTTTCGATCGGATATTTCATGAACAGACTCAGTGTCATCCTGCCCGCGAAGAATGAAGGGGCGGTAATCAGGCGGGTGGTCGAAGGCATCAGGAATCATTTTCCCGATGCAGATCTTGTCGTGGTCAACGACGGCTCGACGGACGCCACGCGCGAGGAGGCGGAGCGCGCCGGCGCAAGGGTGGTCACGCACCCTTACAGCATGGGAAACGGTGCGGCGATCAAGAGCGGAGCGCGTGCGGCGACGGGCGATATCCTCCTATTCATGGATGCGGATGGACAGCATGATCCCGCCGATATTCCGCGCTTGCTGGGAAAACTGGATGAGGGTTTCGACATGGTGGTCGGCGCACGTGACGGCGCGTCGCAGGCGAGTCTTGGGCGCGGACTGGCAAACCGGTTCTACAATCGCCTGGCGAGCTACATGACCGGCCAGCGGATCGAGGATCTCACCTCCGGGATGCGTGCGGCGCGCGCCCACCAGTTTCGGGAATTCCTGCACCTGTTGCCGAATGGTTTCTCCTACCCGACGACGAGCACGATGGCGTTCTTCCGCGCGGGTTATCCGGTGGCGTACATCCCGATCAAGGCGGCGAAGCGGGTCGGCAAGAGCCATGTGCGGATTCTGAAGGACGGGGCGCGCTTCCTGCTGATCATTTTCAAGATCGGGACGTTGTATTCGCCGCTGAAGCTGTTTGCACCAGTGGTGGGTCTGCAGGTCTTGCTGGGCGTCGGCTACTATGCGTACACGTTTGCCGCTCATGGCCGGCTGTCACTGGCGACGATCTTCCTGCTGACATCTGCCGTGACGACTTTCCTGATCGGGTTGGTGTCGGAGCAGATCACGCAGTTGATGTATCGCTCGCCCGGAGAGGGGAGCGAATGATTTCCGGCGCCGTTACCGGCTCATCGGGCACGAGTGAATCCGCGAGCACGATTTCCTCGCGGGTCGTCATCGCGAGTTTCCCCTTGAAGCAGTTGATTCCGCGATGAGATCGTCGGTCGGGCGCAATGCCGCCTGGAATGTGGCCGGCATAGCGGTGCCTTCCATTGCGGGCATAGTTGCGGTCCCGCTGCTGTTGACTGGTCTTGGTGGCGCGCGTCTCGGGGTGTTTACACTCGCGATCGGATTGATCGGCTTTGCGGGCGTCTTCGATCTCGGGTTGGGGCGTGCGTTGACTCAGCTGGTGGCGAGCGAGCATGGACGCGGCGCTGTTCCGTCAGATCTGGCTACACTCGCCCGCAGGGCTCTTCGGATGTTGCTGGCGCTAGGGGTATTTTGGGCAGCAGTGCTGTGGGTGGGCACTCCGATGCTGGTCGGGCGGGTCTTCGAGTTCGAGGAATTCGTGGGCCGGGAGGCTGTGGATGGTCTCCGGTGGGTGGCTGTTTCATTGCCGGCCGCATTGGTGACGACAGGTCTCGTTGGCTGTCTCGAGGGTTTCCAGCGCTTTGCCGTTGTCAATTGCGTGCGCCTCTTCCTCGGCAGCGCGAGCTTTCTGCTTCCTGCGGTGACCGCAGTGCTTACGCAGCGTCTCGATCTTGCGCTGGCATCCTTGGCGGCAGTACGAATCGTCGCGCTACTTCCTTGGTTGCTTCTAGCACGCCCGCATTTGAGGTGCGGCGGAAAACAATGCACGCCGGATGGTGCGATGCGAAGGTTAATGCGTTTCGGTGCCTGGTTTACCATATCGAGCATTGTCGGCCCGGTGATGGTATTCGCCGACCGATTCTATCTTGCAAGCGTTCTTCCGCCGGCCGCCGTGGCTTTGTACACCGTACCGCTCGATGCCGTATCGCGATTGGCGGCGCTTCCGATGGGCGCTATCAATGCCGCATTCCCGGAGTTGGCAAAGCGATCGGGGGCAAGGACGAGTAGTGCGGACTTGGTGCGCCGAGCAGCAATGTCGATGACCCTGTTGTGGTTTCCGCTGGTTGCGATTCCCGTTCTGCTCGCCGAGGAATTGCTAACAGTGTGGCTCAACGCATCGATGGCCAGTGAGGGCAAAGATGTCGCGCGTTGGCTTCTGTTAGGCGTCTTCCTGAATGGCTATGCGCACATACCATATGCTGTGCTGCAGTCGTCGGGCCGTTCCGACGTGACTGCGAAACTGCATCTCCTTGAATTGCCCTTTTACGTGCTGCTACTTGTGCTCGCGGTTGCGCAGTTCGGGATCGTCGGTGCTGCCGTCGCGTGGTGTCTGAGAATCGTGCTGGATACGGGCCTGTTATTTGTCACGGCAGCACGCCTCGAACCGGCCTGCAGGGCGGTCCTGCGTGAAACGGGAATGCA
This genomic interval carries:
- a CDS encoding tetratricopeptide repeat protein, yielding MIEHAALPSDISPATPARAATPGHFLVALLALTVLVLLAYQDIGRNSFHFDDWPNILDNASLHMAHLSVGALIDAARGAYLALRPVPSISFAIDWWRGGGNASPFLITNLFLHLLTAWAVFALLLQVFAKGHPTTLRTVVVCSAAALWWAAQPIHVQAVSYIVQRMTELAALFSILCVCAYLKGRTSTRAKRTWWALSALSLALAALSKENAWITPILLLMAELLLLHDEARLFRGRREILLLAIPACAALALLADLAFKGPVSQWALSGYATRSFTLTERLLTQPKVVLFHLSQIAWPLPQRFSLEHDLGIVRAATSPDFWLPLVTILAWCVAGIVLAARQGSRVAGFFTLWLPVTLLLESSLVPLEMVFEHRMYLPSVGLAGLIALGLEHAARRGATPLPFTAFVFTAATVLALWSTSERIPQWRTDASLYEQAVLRAPRSARAWNHLGIANLAQHRGETISRDRYLRALEAFDRAIALDPNYAAPLTNRGIARYVQGDISGAQADLERAIAVSSREAAAQHYLGEIYSQTGRFNEARTARRRACALGVNVDCSR
- a CDS encoding tetratricopeptide repeat protein, whose translation is MLLIAVTLAAYHGIEANSFHFDDWHNILLNPALQLDDFTLAGLLDAARGASLPHRPIASITFAIDWWRGGGDRAAHFLVTNLVLHGATGIAVFAFLLQTLGKANADHAPLRRIIAAGLAAAWWLAQPIHVQAVSYVVQRMTELAALFSVLSVWAYVQGRTARRGRTPWWGLSLLPLLSLMLGALSKQNAWISPALMLMAEFLVLRQHSDLVRSRLDKGLLALPVALGFLGLAALLVDGPFSEWILHGYAWRDFTLTERLLTQPKVVLFHFSQLMWPLPDRFSLDHDIEIVRSAASPQFWLPMGAVLAWTLSGIWLAFQRSTRLAAFFVLWVPVTLLIESTVVPLELVFEHRMYLPSVGVAGLIAFGLARTPGRTFLPACAAVAFATTFGIWSTQQRLPHWRSEISLLENSTRHAPNSVRVWNELGLKYLEQGNLELARQAIDRANQIEPRWGDGYPFVNRGVLLEAMGLRDQALAVYEETIRLFPNQVLGYNNRGLVHLRAGEFELAASDFDRAIETDPEYAPAWTNRGTTNYLRGKAAAALPDFEKAVRLSPRESIAWHYLARIYATHGRQADAAAARLRACRLGVARDCTE
- a CDS encoding glycosyltransferase family 2 protein: MNRACDVGGRYHCRFNDEVMAAALPVSIGYFMNRLSVILPAKNEGAVIRRVVEGIRNHFPDADLVVVNDGSTDATREEAERAGARVVTHPYSMGNGAAIKSGARAATGDILLFMDADGQHDPADIPRLLGKLDEGFDMVVGARDGASQASLGRGLANRFYNRLASYMTGQRIEDLTSGMRAARAHQFREFLHLLPNGFSYPTTSTMAFFRAGYPVAYIPIKAAKRVGKSHVRILKDGARFLLIIFKIGTLYSPLKLFAPVVGLQVLLGVGYYAYTFAAHGRLSLATIFLLTSAVTTFLIGLVSEQITQLMYRSPGEGSE
- a CDS encoding flippase, which produces MRSSVGRNAAWNVAGIAVPSIAGIVAVPLLLTGLGGARLGVFTLAIGLIGFAGVFDLGLGRALTQLVASEHGRGAVPSDLATLARRALRMLLALGVFWAAVLWVGTPMLVGRVFEFEEFVGREAVDGLRWVAVSLPAALVTTGLVGCLEGFQRFAVVNCVRLFLGSASFLLPAVTAVLTQRLDLALASLAAVRIVALLPWLLLARPHLRCGGKQCTPDGAMRRLMRFGAWFTISSIVGPVMVFADRFYLASVLPPAAVALYTVPLDAVSRLAALPMGAINAAFPELAKRSGARTSSADLVRRAAMSMTLLWFPLVAIPVLLAEELLTVWLNASMASEGKDVARWLLLGVFLNGYAHIPYAVLQSSGRSDVTAKLHLLELPFYVLLLVLAVAQFGIVGAAVAWCLRIVLDTGLLFVTAARLEPACRAVLRETGMHVAGGVGLLTACLLDIPSEMRWLLAVVMAILLAEMLRRFGRQKPCVESGRVDHRLD